The following coding sequences are from one Acidobacteriota bacterium window:
- a CDS encoding HEAT repeat domain-containing protein, translating to MLRIADLLIAVLVPFLIFSALGLIAMLVFLVLQRVIDEIQFRRRRSLTARYRPAVDALLRPDGGHDALVELARAPKRHRAAIAAMLLKPLAISTGSVVERLRDAARAMGLIEQWARRLSDRRWWVRAESTRALGLVRENRALSLLVAALDDDHEEVRAAAVDALGLIGNPQAIPVLLSRLADQSRNQRARIIEALREFGDAATLALVEHAQQRVEDAVAIADVLGLIGGPVASEQLKSWMTQPRADVRTAAMHALGTIGLDESGLIVALQALEDPEPAVRAMAARALGRARREEIAEHLAHHLDDEWMVAANCADALRRMGASGVERLQARADDEGYVGDLARQMLWERHAAGAGA from the coding sequence ATGCTCCGGATAGCCGACCTCCTCATCGCCGTGCTGGTGCCGTTCCTGATCTTCAGCGCGCTCGGGCTGATAGCCATGTTGGTGTTTCTCGTGTTACAGCGCGTCATCGACGAAATCCAGTTTCGCCGACGGCGCTCACTCACGGCCCGCTATCGCCCGGCCGTTGACGCCCTGCTGCGGCCGGACGGGGGACACGATGCGCTGGTCGAGCTGGCGCGGGCGCCGAAACGCCATCGCGCCGCGATTGCCGCAATGCTGCTCAAGCCCCTCGCCATTTCGACCGGATCCGTCGTCGAACGCCTGCGCGACGCGGCACGCGCGATGGGCCTGATTGAACAGTGGGCCCGGCGGCTCTCAGATCGGCGCTGGTGGGTACGAGCAGAATCGACTCGCGCGTTGGGGCTGGTTCGCGAGAACCGCGCCCTGTCGCTTCTCGTCGCGGCCCTCGATGATGATCACGAGGAGGTTCGGGCGGCCGCTGTTGATGCGTTGGGCCTGATCGGAAATCCGCAGGCGATTCCGGTGCTCCTGAGCCGCCTGGCGGACCAATCCAGAAACCAGCGGGCCCGGATCATTGAGGCCCTCCGAGAGTTCGGCGACGCAGCCACGCTCGCGCTCGTTGAACACGCCCAGCAGCGCGTAGAAGACGCAGTGGCGATTGCCGACGTGCTCGGGTTGATTGGTGGCCCGGTGGCAAGTGAACAACTGAAGTCGTGGATGACGCAGCCGCGTGCGGACGTCCGAACCGCCGCGATGCATGCGCTCGGCACAATCGGCCTCGACGAGAGCGGACTCATCGTCGCGCTCCAGGCGCTCGAGGATCCGGAGCCCGCCGTGAGGGCCATGGCCGCACGGGCCCTGGGCCGGGCGCGCCGGGAGGAAATCGCCGAGCACCTCGCGCACCACCTGGATGACGAGTGGATGGTCGCCGCCAACTGCGCAGACGCACTTCGCCGAATGGGCGCCAGCGGCGTCGAACGGCTTCAGGCGAGGGCAGACGACGAAGGGTACGTTGGCGATCTCGCCCGCCAGATGCTGTGGGAACGGCATGCCGCCGGGGCGGGAGCCTAG
- a CDS encoding response regulator → MKLLLAEDEPDVQLIARLSLKRAGFQVVTVNNGLEVLERVGAEAPDAILLDWMMPDMDGFETCMRLKADPATRQIPVIFLTAKVQESEVAKALALGAIGCIGKPFDALTLGEQVLTILGK, encoded by the coding sequence ATGAAACTCCTGCTGGCGGAAGACGAACCGGACGTGCAGCTGATTGCCCGCCTCTCGCTCAAGCGGGCGGGATTTCAGGTCGTCACGGTCAACAACGGTCTCGAGGTGCTCGAACGCGTGGGCGCCGAAGCGCCCGACGCCATCCTGCTCGACTGGATGATGCCGGATATGGACGGCTTCGAGACCTGTATGCGGCTGAAAGCGGATCCGGCCACCAGGCAGATCCCCGTGATCTTCCTGACGGCCAAGGTACAGGAATCTGAAGTGGCCAAGGCGCTGGCGCTCGGCGCAATCGGTTGCATCGGCAAGCCGTTCGATGCGCTCACACTTGGCGAGCAGGTGCTGACGATTCTGGGGAAATAG
- a CDS encoding PDZ domain-containing protein, which translates to MRLGHAIGLTVVILAVAAAAVAWAPAVAAQDTGTRQERHNVVVTVDGRDGEQPQGVARVGQAGSYFAFGGPRLGVSIRDVEAADVTKMKLAGQTGVVVEDVTKETAAAKAGLKAGDVIVQFDGEAVRSTRQFTRLVSESAPGRAVKIGVMREGKRTDVEATLTTAEGPLVDVMVNRDGIRREIERGMAQVEPLIRQFRMERQPGGRGMPGGPGMPGGPGMLAPRTPSEGVFTFEAPFFEAFTNRGRLGVTVQELTSELAAYFGVKGGVLVSTVRADSPAAKAGIKAGDVITAVNDKPITDANTLVAQLRDKEGDATIGLSRDKKAMSVKATFEKATPSKPKVIVRGKPAYEK; encoded by the coding sequence ATGCGTTTAGGTCATGCAATCGGACTGACGGTGGTGATTCTTGCCGTGGCGGCGGCGGCGGTCGCGTGGGCGCCTGCGGTCGCGGCCCAGGATACGGGTACACGGCAGGAACGGCACAACGTCGTTGTGACGGTCGATGGGCGCGACGGCGAGCAGCCTCAGGGCGTGGCCCGGGTCGGCCAGGCCGGCAGCTACTTCGCGTTCGGAGGGCCACGCCTTGGCGTCTCGATCCGTGATGTTGAAGCGGCCGATGTGACCAAGATGAAGCTGGCAGGGCAGACTGGTGTGGTCGTCGAAGACGTGACGAAGGAAACGGCTGCGGCCAAGGCCGGGCTGAAGGCGGGCGACGTCATTGTCCAGTTTGATGGCGAAGCCGTTCGCAGCACGCGTCAATTCACGCGCCTGGTCAGCGAATCGGCACCGGGCCGTGCGGTGAAGATTGGCGTGATGCGCGAAGGGAAGCGCACCGATGTCGAGGCCACACTGACCACGGCAGAAGGACCGCTCGTGGACGTGATGGTCAACCGGGACGGCATCCGGCGCGAAATCGAGCGCGGCATGGCGCAGGTCGAGCCCTTGATTCGTCAGTTCAGGATGGAGCGTCAGCCTGGTGGGAGGGGAATGCCGGGTGGACCGGGAATGCCAGGCGGGCCAGGAATGCTGGCACCGCGGACGCCGTCAGAAGGCGTGTTCACCTTCGAAGCCCCGTTCTTCGAGGCGTTCACAAACCGGGGCCGTCTCGGCGTGACGGTTCAGGAGCTGACGTCTGAACTGGCGGCGTATTTTGGGGTGAAAGGCGGCGTGCTGGTGTCGACCGTGCGCGCCGACAGCCCGGCTGCCAAAGCGGGCATCAAGGCAGGGGATGTGATCACGGCGGTCAATGACAAGCCCATTACCGACGCCAACACGCTGGTGGCGCAGTTGCGCGACAAGGAAGGCGACGCGACGATTGGCCTGTCGCGCGACAAGAAGGCCATGAGCGTGAAGGCGACCTTCGAGAAGGCCACGCCGAGCAAGCCGAAGGTCATCGTGCGAGGAAAACCAGCGTACGAGAAGTAG
- a CDS encoding Hpt domain-containing protein, with amino-acid sequence MGNAGSPVLDPDTITELRRAKVDYGNPLLIRQLVEIYRTNAPKRIEQLRGAIAGGDARTLGMVAHTLKTNCAMLGATAMAAMCATLEEYGDQATFDDAVAVFRRVETEFERVLAALTQLLTEEPVGM; translated from the coding sequence TCGATCCCGACACGATCACCGAGTTGCGCAGGGCGAAAGTTGACTACGGGAATCCGCTGCTCATCAGACAACTCGTCGAGATCTATCGGACCAACGCCCCGAAGCGGATCGAACAACTCCGGGGCGCGATTGCGGGCGGCGATGCCAGGACGCTCGGAATGGTTGCGCACACGCTGAAGACTAATTGCGCGATGCTGGGCGCGACCGCGATGGCCGCCATGTGTGCGACACTCGAGGAGTACGGTGACCAGGCGACCTTTGATGATGCGGTCGCGGTGTTCAGACGGGTCGAAACGGAATTCGAGAGGGTCCTCGCGGCGCTGACGCAGCTACTGACAGAAGAACCGGTGGGCATGTGA
- a CDS encoding response regulator, with protein MTVLVIDDEDDIRLLAEVGLTASGLKVVVAASGAEGVTMARTHTPDLVVLDVMMPEMDGYATLDALRRDPATVRIPVLMLTARNLAASEEALRGRGVVDFVAKPFIPRELVKRVRAALGLF; from the coding sequence ATGACGGTCCTCGTAATAGACGACGAAGACGACATCCGGTTGCTTGCCGAAGTGGGCCTCACAGCGTCCGGGCTGAAGGTGGTCGTCGCGGCGAGCGGCGCCGAGGGCGTCACGATGGCACGCACGCACACGCCGGACCTTGTCGTGCTCGACGTGATGATGCCGGAGATGGACGGCTACGCCACGCTCGATGCGCTGCGTCGCGATCCGGCAACCGTTCGGATTCCCGTCCTGATGTTGACGGCCAGGAACCTGGCGGCCTCGGAAGAAGCGCTGCGCGGGCGCGGCGTCGTCGATTTTGTGGCCAAACCGTTCATCCCCCGTGAACTGGTCAAACGGGTTCGCGCCGCCCTGGGCCTCTTCTGA
- a CDS encoding ATP-binding protein, which translates to MSLRGRIFAVIGLMVAAAFLQAGAVVWFEHLRTHGDVDMMRAGQRFDYQTRMNRAVVELENEQRSYLLTGLPAFRTDFDRRWSEYVNLPTLLLQYLDEEKDKKSLADLDRQIQQWHLMVTDLMDRREQLANLPRVLQDQTAPPMRQVQNALDANRRRVLELLNDQITNASQLNFNNSLFTLALPAIDIIMLLVLVFVLARILLDPLAAIAESARQISGGNFDVRLPPAKRDEIGALVKAFRDMSTAVQRRQRDLTDALSREREISQMYSALRTNAEQESARLQATFATVPAALVILEAPSGHVVLQNAAADMLIGREPDDEADRHRYWESFRATYRDGRPCPVDEWGPRSALRGEVVVGQELIVKPQDGRTIPLLVSAAPLRNDLGVITGAVAAFQDITNLYEVDRLKNEFVSIVSHELRTPLTSIKGSLQLLLSDVPMPDPDHRILMGVALSNTERLVRIINDILDISKIEAGKLGLTPRPYDVHELVNHSIQSVGQIAKGSSVTLTPIVPPDIPKVIADPDRTIQAIVNLLSNALKYAPARSDVTLEARSDPPGFVTFAITDKGRGIPAEKLSQLFQKFQQIDGADTRTFRGTGLGLAITKALVEMQGGSVGVTSEMGKGSTFSITIPVVK; encoded by the coding sequence GTGAGTCTTCGGGGACGCATCTTCGCCGTGATCGGCCTTATGGTGGCCGCCGCCTTCCTGCAGGCCGGGGCTGTCGTGTGGTTCGAGCACTTGCGCACCCACGGCGACGTGGATATGATGCGCGCGGGACAGCGGTTCGATTACCAGACCCGCATGAACCGTGCCGTGGTGGAGTTGGAGAACGAGCAACGGTCCTACCTGCTCACCGGTCTGCCGGCATTCCGCACGGACTTCGACCGCCGATGGAGCGAATACGTCAACCTCCCGACGCTGCTGCTCCAGTACCTCGACGAGGAAAAGGACAAGAAGTCACTGGCCGACCTCGACCGCCAGATCCAGCAATGGCACCTGATGGTCACAGACCTGATGGACCGCCGCGAGCAACTGGCCAACCTGCCGCGCGTGTTGCAGGACCAGACCGCTCCGCCGATGCGGCAGGTCCAGAACGCACTCGACGCCAACCGGCGGCGTGTCCTGGAACTGCTCAACGACCAGATCACGAACGCGTCGCAATTGAACTTCAACAACTCGCTCTTCACGCTGGCGCTGCCGGCCATCGATATCATCATGTTGCTCGTGCTGGTCTTCGTGCTGGCGCGCATCCTGCTGGATCCGCTGGCCGCGATTGCCGAATCGGCGCGCCAGATCTCGGGTGGCAATTTCGACGTCCGTCTCCCGCCTGCCAAGCGCGACGAGATCGGAGCGCTCGTCAAGGCGTTTCGCGATATGAGCACGGCCGTCCAACGCCGGCAGCGCGACCTCACGGACGCGCTGTCGCGCGAACGCGAGATTTCGCAGATGTACTCCGCGCTCCGGACCAACGCGGAGCAGGAATCGGCACGGCTCCAGGCGACCTTCGCGACGGTGCCGGCGGCTCTGGTCATCCTGGAGGCGCCAAGCGGGCACGTCGTCCTGCAGAACGCGGCGGCCGACATGTTGATTGGCCGCGAACCCGACGACGAAGCCGATCGACATCGTTACTGGGAGAGCTTCCGCGCGACGTACCGCGACGGGCGGCCCTGCCCGGTCGACGAGTGGGGACCGCGCAGCGCGCTGCGCGGTGAAGTGGTGGTCGGCCAGGAACTAATCGTCAAGCCGCAGGATGGCAGAACCATCCCGCTCCTGGTCAGCGCCGCGCCGCTGCGCAACGACCTCGGCGTGATCACGGGCGCCGTCGCGGCGTTCCAGGACATCACGAATCTCTATGAGGTCGACCGGCTCAAGAACGAGTTTGTGTCCATCGTGTCACACGAGTTGCGCACGCCGCTCACCTCCATCAAGGGCTCGCTGCAGTTGCTGCTTTCCGACGTGCCCATGCCCGATCCGGACCATCGGATCCTGATGGGCGTGGCCTTGTCCAATACCGAGCGGCTGGTGCGCATCATCAACGACATTCTCGATATCTCGAAGATCGAGGCTGGAAAACTCGGACTCACTCCTCGGCCGTACGACGTCCACGAACTGGTGAATCACTCCATCCAGAGCGTCGGCCAGATTGCCAAGGGATCGTCGGTGACGCTTACGCCAATCGTCCCGCCGGACATCCCCAAGGTCATCGCCGATCCCGACCGTACCATTCAGGCCATCGTCAACCTGCTGTCGAACGCACTCAAATACGCGCCGGCCCGCTCCGACGTGACGCTGGAAGCGCGGTCAGATCCGCCCGGATTCGTGACCTTCGCCATTACCGACAAGGGTCGTGGGATTCCGGCCGAGAAACTCAGTCAGCTCTTCCAGAAGTTTCAGCAGATTGATGGGGCCGACACGCGGACGTTCCGCGGAACAGGCCTGGGCCTCGCCATTACCAAGGCGTTGGTTGAGATGCAGGGCGGATCGGTGGGAGTCACAAGCGAAATGGGCAAGGGATCGACGTTCTCGATCACGATCCCGGTCGTCAAGTAG
- a CDS encoding glycosyltransferase, translating into MFRIAIVDGFAAFDLMLLIYFLVVNTIYLVFSVVSYLKLRQHRLRWTSRELGVVMRSPATPGISILVPAFNEATNVAESVRSLMFLNYPQYEVIVVNDGSTDRTLAEVVENFDLVRAPISIEEVVATKPVRGIYRSIASQDLIAIDKENGGKADAINAGLNAARFPLVCVIDADSVLEEHALTRVVLPFIEHPDTVAVGGIVRLANGCKIDHGRVVEVGLPKTHLGTFQVVEYLRAFLAGRVALSAINGLMIISGAFGLFKREAIVAVGGFRQDTVGEDMELVADLHRFYREARKPYRIVFQPDPVCWTEAPESIRVLARQRDRWQRGTLQVLSRHWRMCGNSRYGVLGLFVMPYYVVFEGIGPIIEVLGYVLTVVGVCAGLIDWRFAELLFLAAVLYGAMISLASVILEEVSFRRYPRLGDLLVLGLYGVLENFGYRQMATWWRARGVFRFLRGHQDWGTMTRKGFEKA; encoded by the coding sequence ATGTTCCGCATCGCCATCGTTGACGGATTTGCGGCCTTCGATCTGATGCTGCTGATCTACTTCCTCGTGGTCAACACGATTTACCTCGTGTTCTCCGTTGTGTCGTACCTGAAACTCCGCCAACATCGCTTGCGCTGGACGTCGCGCGAACTGGGCGTCGTCATGCGATCGCCCGCGACGCCAGGCATTTCGATCCTCGTGCCCGCCTTCAACGAGGCCACGAACGTCGCCGAGAGCGTCCGGTCGCTCATGTTTCTCAACTACCCCCAATACGAGGTGATCGTCGTCAACGACGGGTCAACCGACAGGACGCTCGCCGAGGTCGTTGAGAACTTCGACTTGGTCCGGGCGCCGATTAGTATTGAGGAGGTGGTCGCGACCAAGCCCGTGCGCGGCATCTATCGGTCGATTGCCAGCCAGGATCTGATAGCCATCGACAAGGAAAACGGCGGCAAGGCCGACGCCATCAATGCCGGGCTCAACGCCGCCAGATTCCCGCTGGTGTGCGTGATCGACGCCGACTCGGTGCTGGAAGAACATGCCCTGACCCGCGTGGTCCTGCCGTTTATTGAGCACCCCGATACCGTGGCCGTCGGCGGCATCGTCCGTCTCGCCAATGGCTGCAAGATCGATCACGGCCGGGTCGTCGAGGTCGGGTTGCCAAAAACCCACCTGGGAACGTTCCAGGTCGTCGAGTACTTGAGAGCCTTTCTGGCCGGGCGGGTCGCATTGTCGGCGATAAACGGCCTGATGATCATCTCGGGGGCCTTTGGGCTGTTTAAGCGCGAGGCGATCGTTGCGGTCGGCGGGTTCAGGCAGGACACCGTCGGCGAAGACATGGAGCTGGTGGCCGATCTCCACAGGTTCTATCGCGAAGCCCGCAAGCCCTACCGGATTGTGTTCCAGCCGGATCCGGTGTGCTGGACCGAGGCACCCGAGTCGATTCGCGTCCTGGCACGTCAGCGGGATCGATGGCAGCGGGGCACGCTCCAGGTGTTGAGCCGTCACTGGAGGATGTGTGGAAACTCCCGTTACGGCGTGCTCGGCCTGTTCGTGATGCCGTACTATGTAGTGTTCGAGGGAATTGGTCCGATTATCGAAGTACTCGGCTATGTGCTGACCGTTGTGGGCGTATGTGCCGGGTTGATTGACTGGCGTTTCGCCGAGTTGCTGTTTCTCGCGGCGGTGCTCTACGGCGCGATGATTTCGCTGGCCTCTGTGATTCTCGAGGAAGTATCGTTCCGTCGATATCCGCGGCTCGGCGACCTGCTGGTGCTTGGCCTCTACGGTGTGCTTGAGAATTTCGGCTACCGGCAGATGGCCACATGGTGGCGCGCGCGGGGCGTGTTCAGATTCCTGCGCGGTCACCAGGATTGGGGGACCATGACACGGAAGGGGTTCGAAAAAGCATGA
- the fabZ gene encoding 3-hydroxyacyl-ACP dehydratase FabZ, whose protein sequence is MELSLPFDQTVIQRILPHRYPFLLVDRIIAFEPDKRIVGIKNVSRNEQVLAVEPGKTPTLPPTILTEAVAQVGAIMILAKPENKDKLIFFMGIDRVRFRHPVYAGDQVEIEATVRRLRSRMGSLHGIARVNGVVCAEGTMTFALGKKGEGAAASAL, encoded by the coding sequence TTGGAACTCTCACTGCCGTTCGATCAGACCGTCATCCAGCGCATCCTGCCGCACAGGTATCCGTTTCTGCTCGTTGACCGGATTATCGCCTTCGAACCCGACAAGAGGATCGTCGGCATCAAGAACGTGTCCCGCAACGAGCAGGTGCTGGCCGTCGAACCAGGAAAGACACCCACGCTGCCGCCAACGATCCTGACCGAGGCGGTCGCGCAAGTCGGCGCGATCATGATCCTCGCGAAACCGGAGAACAAGGACAAACTCATCTTCTTCATGGGCATCGATCGCGTGCGCTTCCGCCATCCGGTCTACGCCGGCGATCAGGTGGAAATCGAAGCCACCGTCCGCCGTCTGCGCAGCCGCATGGGCTCGCTCCACGGCATCGCCCGCGTCAACGGCGTCGTCTGCGCCGAAGGCACAATGACGTTTGCGTTGGGCAAGAAGGGTGAAGGCGCGGCCGCCAGCGCCCTGTAA
- a CDS encoding GAF domain-containing protein: MTEPLDLDLFPAAGAYPDQPAAKSDRQMLTTLFALGREVSSVLDLDELFRKLPDLISRVTDYHAFAIYLLDEDRGDLHIAYSTGYPEGSRELRLKVGEGLVGAAVEAARPLLANDVTKDSRYIEVVPETRAELVLPLRRKGHTIGALNLLSRNVGEFTPAEVETLRNFAAAAAIAIENARLFATERRYADTLEALGEIGRDFASTLDLDELLERIARTIKRVIDYRTFGILLVDEEAQTVALRLAVKYDEQILQKRIPIGEGLVGYAALHKTPVLVGDVRQDPRYIKVVEDVRSELVIPLLVKDRCVGLFDLESPELNAFNKRHVELLTPLASSAAVAVENARLYDEVRRNEIRLDKEMRFAQRVQQALLPTELPKRLKGVDVGWRFEPARELGGDLYEFLSLEPHKLTVAVGDVSGKGAPAALYSAFAGELLRSRTFRRRHSVVAPSPAEVLSSMNRIMHERRLEEYYCTLLYAQFDLRNHRVTLANSGLPFPIHCTSERCTQIECPGVPLGSFPESSYDDLTVGLGIGDVFASCSDGVFEAMNENGDEFGTERLMAVIQRARTRPAREIVDAIFEAATAFRGTAAQNDDMTAVVVRITA, encoded by the coding sequence GTGACTGAGCCTCTCGATCTCGACCTGTTTCCGGCCGCTGGCGCGTATCCCGACCAACCCGCCGCCAAGAGCGACCGGCAGATGCTGACGACGTTGTTTGCCCTGGGGCGCGAAGTATCGTCGGTTCTGGACCTCGATGAACTGTTCCGCAAATTGCCGGATCTGATCTCACGGGTCACCGATTACCACGCATTTGCCATCTACCTGCTGGACGAGGATCGCGGCGATCTCCACATCGCGTATTCAACAGGCTATCCGGAGGGCAGCCGGGAGCTGCGCCTGAAAGTCGGGGAGGGCTTGGTGGGTGCGGCGGTGGAGGCGGCCCGTCCCCTGCTCGCGAACGACGTCACGAAGGACTCCCGGTACATCGAGGTCGTGCCGGAGACGCGGGCCGAACTGGTCCTGCCGCTCCGGCGCAAAGGGCATACGATTGGCGCGCTGAACCTGCTGAGCCGGAACGTGGGCGAATTTACGCCGGCCGAGGTCGAGACGCTGCGGAACTTTGCGGCGGCCGCGGCCATCGCGATCGAAAATGCGCGGCTGTTCGCCACGGAGCGGCGCTACGCGGATACGCTCGAAGCGCTCGGGGAAATCGGCCGCGATTTCGCCTCCACGCTCGATCTGGACGAACTGCTCGAGCGCATCGCCCGGACGATCAAGCGCGTCATCGACTACCGTACGTTCGGCATTCTGCTGGTTGACGAAGAGGCACAGACGGTCGCGCTTCGGCTCGCGGTGAAGTACGACGAACAGATCCTGCAGAAACGGATCCCGATTGGCGAAGGTCTCGTGGGCTACGCGGCGCTGCACAAGACGCCGGTACTTGTTGGCGACGTGCGACAGGATCCGCGTTACATCAAGGTGGTCGAAGACGTTCGGTCGGAACTCGTGATTCCGCTGCTCGTCAAGGACCGCTGCGTGGGGCTGTTCGACCTCGAGAGTCCCGAACTGAACGCCTTCAACAAGCGGCACGTGGAACTGCTGACGCCGCTGGCGTCAAGCGCGGCGGTCGCCGTCGAAAACGCGCGCCTCTACGACGAGGTGCGGCGCAACGAGATCCGGCTCGACAAGGAAATGCGCTTCGCGCAGCGCGTCCAGCAGGCTCTCCTGCCAACCGAGCTTCCCAAGCGGCTCAAAGGCGTGGATGTCGGGTGGCGATTCGAGCCGGCCCGCGAGCTTGGCGGCGACCTGTACGAGTTTCTGTCGCTCGAGCCCCACAAACTCACCGTGGCGGTCGGCGATGTGTCGGGGAAGGGCGCGCCCGCGGCGCTCTACAGCGCGTTTGCCGGCGAGCTGCTCCGCTCCCGCACGTTCCGCCGCCGCCACAGTGTTGTTGCGCCCAGTCCGGCCGAAGTGCTGTCGTCAATGAATCGCATCATGCACGAGCGCCGGCTCGAGGAGTACTACTGCACATTGCTGTATGCGCAGTTCGACCTCAGGAATCACAGGGTGACGCTGGCAAACAGCGGTCTGCCGTTCCCCATCCATTGCACCAGCGAGCGTTGCACTCAGATCGAGTGTCCCGGGGTGCCGCTGGGTTCGTTTCCGGAGAGTTCATACGACGATCTGACCGTTGGTCTCGGAATTGGCGACGTGTTCGCGTCCTGCTCTGATGGCGTGTTCGAGGCGATGAACGAGAACGGCGACGAGTTCGGCACGGAGCGATTGATGGCGGTGATTCAGCGTGCGCGCACGAGGCCCGCCCGCGAGATTGTCGATGCGATTTTCGAAGCGGCCACGGCATTTCGCGGCACGGCGGCGCAGAACGACGACATGACAGCCGTGGTGGTGAGGATTACGGCATAG
- a CDS encoding response regulator: MTPSQDPEPNTDDSGTDALDAAWNEARQRFVAGFPTRSDSIGYLLGLVATFGGQGPLIPLQEIVHKTAGLAGTIGFPTVSARARDLEDLLDQVPTGKLDVSRANLLFESIEEGFSTDLANPPLWAGAMSKADHQPRIMVVEDDEDQREVVGIHLRAAGYEPVFVPTGDIAVEAARQHRPDLILLDANLPGLDGYSVCRLLKLDPDLATTPVVFMTVRARLDDKIVGLLLGADDYLIKPVDMTELTLRIQLLLAKHASRSDARPAFSLPDEGKELDFESFVAVAREQLALHAATLVLVRTPEARLMETYTAFRTESRRRDLVACYGPAHIILLLVDMPTPKATVRLTDLMNRLGRGTPPRFQVGLAVSAAAGAKPFELLLAEADEATVAARKFGLLLVVAGEPLLEATESRRKGTVVLADDDPDVTRLIHAQLKAAGYVTVVTSDGSQAVAAIEQHRPDIVIIDMMMPRMTGFDVLASIRNLPARPRSIVLSARGREQDVTRAFALGADDYMTKPFNPQELLARIERLLR; encoded by the coding sequence ATGACACCGTCCCAGGATCCTGAGCCGAACACAGACGACTCCGGCACAGACGCGCTCGATGCCGCCTGGAACGAGGCGCGCCAGCGGTTCGTCGCGGGGTTCCCAACGCGCTCAGATTCAATCGGCTACCTCCTCGGTCTGGTCGCCACGTTTGGCGGCCAGGGCCCGCTGATCCCGCTGCAAGAGATCGTCCACAAGACGGCCGGGCTGGCGGGCACGATTGGCTTCCCCACCGTGTCGGCTCGTGCGCGCGATTTGGAGGATCTGCTCGATCAGGTCCCGACTGGCAAACTGGATGTCAGTCGCGCCAACCTTCTCTTTGAATCGATCGAAGAGGGCTTTTCGACGGATCTCGCCAACCCGCCGCTGTGGGCGGGCGCCATGTCGAAGGCCGATCACCAGCCGCGAATCATGGTCGTCGAAGACGACGAGGATCAGCGGGAGGTCGTGGGCATTCATCTGCGGGCAGCCGGGTACGAACCGGTATTCGTCCCAACCGGCGACATCGCAGTCGAGGCGGCGCGGCAGCATCGTCCCGACCTCATCTTGCTCGACGCGAATCTTCCGGGCCTCGATGGCTACTCGGTCTGCCGCCTCCTCAAGCTCGATCCGGATCTGGCCACGACGCCCGTCGTCTTCATGACGGTGCGCGCCCGACTCGACGACAAGATCGTCGGTCTGCTCCTCGGCGCCGACGACTATTTGATCAAGCCGGTCGACATGACCGAGCTCACGCTCCGCATCCAGTTGCTGCTCGCCAAACATGCCAGTCGGAGCGATGCCCGGCCCGCGTTCTCGCTGCCAGACGAGGGCAAGGAACTCGATTTCGAGAGCTTCGTCGCCGTCGCGCGCGAGCAACTCGCCCTGCATGCGGCGACACTCGTCCTTGTGCGGACGCCGGAAGCTCGATTGATGGAAACCTACACGGCGTTCCGAACCGAATCCCGGCGCCGCGACCTGGTCGCCTGCTACGGGCCCGCCCACATCATCCTGCTCCTCGTCGACATGCCGACACCGAAGGCGACCGTCCGGCTCACCGACCTCATGAACCGTCTCGGACGCGGCACGCCGCCGCGTTTCCAGGTGGGTTTGGCGGTGTCTGCTGCCGCGGGGGCGAAGCCCTTCGAATTGCTGCTGGCCGAGGCCGACGAAGCCACCGTCGCGGCTCGGAAGTTCGGACTGCTGCTGGTCGTCGCCGGCGAGCCGTTGCTTGAAGCCACGGAATCGCGCCGCAAAGGCACAGTTGTGTTGGCTGATGATGACCCCGACGTCACGCGACTGATCCACGCGCAACTGAAGGCGGCCGGGTACGTCACGGTTGTGACATCGGACGGCAGCCAGGCCGTCGCCGCCATCGAACAACATCGACCCGACATCGTGATTATCGACATGATGATGCCGCGGATGACCGGGTTCGATGTGTTGGCGTCGATCCGTAACCTGCCCGCACGGCCGCGGAGCATTGTCCTGTCGGCGCGCGGCCGCGAACAGGACGTGACGCGCGCCTTTGCCCTGGGTGCCGACGACTATATGACCAAGCCATTCAATCCCCAGGAACTGCTCGCCCGCATCGAGCGGCTGCTGCGATAG